Proteins from a single region of Phycisphaeraceae bacterium D3-23:
- a CDS encoding arylsulfatase yields the protein MKTTMTLLFALTAFFGCAAQPAAAQQDDRPPNIIYILADDLGYGELGCYGQKKIQTPHLDALAANGMRFTDHYSGHAVCAPSRCVLMTGLHTGHSYIRGNSPWASGQNPHGEGQEPLPADTLTLARLLQDRGYTNACIGKWGLGGPGTTGAPLNQGFDHFFGYMCQKQAHDYYPVHVWRNGDKVELDNPMFLGHERLTETPDNYDRYTGNDYTPDLMLAEALDFIRDQKDGPFFLWYTSPIPHVSLQVPDTWTDRYADLGWDDGPYLGERGYLPHPTPRAAYAGMITHLDAEVGRIVALIEELGLEGDTLIIFSSDNGASFNGGCDREFFESNAPLRGMKTQLWEGGIRVPMIASWPGHIAPGSVSDQPSYFADVLPTCVELAGGETPDGLDGVSLVPDLMGDRSRIVRRYMYWENGSSQAIRVGPWKAVRMNLNRDPDAPIQLYNLADDIAEQNDIAADHPDVMREIRAIFAEARTPSEIFEHPTDP from the coding sequence ATGAAAACCACCATGACGCTGTTGTTCGCCCTGACCGCCTTCTTCGGCTGCGCCGCCCAGCCCGCCGCCGCGCAGCAGGACGACCGCCCGCCCAACATCATCTACATCCTCGCCGACGACCTGGGCTACGGCGAGCTGGGTTGCTACGGCCAGAAAAAAATCCAGACGCCGCACCTCGACGCGCTCGCCGCGAACGGCATGCGGTTTACCGACCACTACTCCGGGCACGCCGTGTGCGCCCCGTCGCGCTGCGTCCTGATGACCGGGCTCCACACCGGGCACAGCTACATCCGCGGCAACTCGCCCTGGGCCTCGGGCCAAAACCCGCACGGCGAAGGCCAAGAACCCCTCCCCGCCGACACCCTCACGCTCGCCCGGCTTCTCCAAGACCGCGGCTACACCAACGCCTGTATCGGCAAGTGGGGGCTGGGCGGGCCCGGCACGACCGGCGCGCCGCTCAACCAGGGCTTCGACCACTTCTTCGGATACATGTGCCAGAAGCAGGCCCACGACTACTACCCCGTGCACGTCTGGCGCAACGGAGACAAGGTCGAGCTCGACAACCCGATGTTCCTGGGCCACGAACGCCTCACCGAAACGCCCGACAACTACGACCGCTACACCGGCAACGACTACACGCCCGACCTGATGCTCGCCGAGGCACTCGACTTCATCCGCGATCAAAAGGACGGACCGTTCTTCCTCTGGTACACCTCGCCGATCCCGCACGTCTCGCTGCAGGTACCCGACACCTGGACCGACCGCTACGCCGACCTGGGCTGGGACGATGGGCCCTACCTCGGCGAGCGCGGCTACCTCCCGCACCCCACACCCCGCGCCGCTTATGCCGGGATGATCACCCACCTCGACGCCGAGGTCGGCCGCATCGTCGCGCTCATCGAAGAGCTCGGCCTCGAAGGCGACACCCTCATCATCTTCAGCAGCGACAACGGCGCCTCGTTCAACGGCGGGTGCGACCGAGAGTTCTTCGAGAGCAACGCGCCCCTCCGCGGGATGAAGACCCAGCTCTGGGAGGGCGGCATCCGCGTGCCCATGATCGCGAGCTGGCCCGGCCACATCGCCCCCGGCAGCGTGTCCGACCAGCCCAGCTACTTCGCCGACGTCTTACCCACCTGCGTCGAGTTGGCCGGTGGCGAAACGCCCGACGGGCTCGACGGCGTCTCGCTCGTGCCCGACCTGATGGGCGATCGCAGCCGAATCGTTCGGCGGTACATGTACTGGGAAAACGGCAGCAGCCAGGCGATCCGCGTCGGCCCGTGGAAAGCCGTCCGCATGAACCTGAACCGTGACCCCGATGCGCCGATCCAGCTCTACAACCTGGCGGATGACATCGCGGAGCAGAACGACATCGCGGCCGACCACCCCGACGTCATGCGTGAGATCCGCGCGATCTTCGCCGAGGCGCGCACGCCTTCCGAGATTTTCGAGCACCCCACGGACCCGTAA
- a CDS encoding sulfatase — MTYRSLVLFFAACFVSSTGCAAAAVPRAEGGSPPIAAPPNIVFILADDLGLRDLSCTGSDYHQTPNLDRLAAQGMLFTDAYANCANCAPTRAALMSGMYAPRTGVYTVNSSERGPAAQRVLVPTPNTTTLAPEIVTLAESLREAGYTTCHVGKWHLGAGNTGPLAQGFDLNIAGNHRGHPPSYHSPYNNPALDDGPEGEYLTDRLTDEAIAFMRDNAHGPFFLYLPYYTVHTPLQPREDLLAEAQSREPGELHSHPRYAAMVGALDENVGRLLHALEQLGLDDNTLVVFTSDNGGMSPQTDMAPLRGSKGMVYEGGVRVPLIVCWPGVVDPSSRCDEPVITLDFYPTLVDAARGTMPDSQPADGESLLPLFRDARATLGREALYWHFPAYLHGYRGMQEESHRASWRATPCSVVRAGDWKLIRDYETNTDTLYHLDRDLGETQDLAQRHPDKRDELAALLDAWLEELDAPIPTEPNPDYRGD; from the coding sequence ATGACGTACCGATCGCTCGTGTTGTTCTTCGCCGCATGCTTCGTGTCGAGCACAGGATGCGCCGCCGCCGCTGTGCCGCGGGCGGAGGGCGGTTCACCGCCCATTGCCGCCCCCCCAAACATCGTCTTCATCCTTGCCGACGACTTAGGCCTGCGCGACCTCTCCTGCACCGGCAGCGACTACCACCAGACCCCCAACCTCGACCGCCTCGCGGCGCAGGGGATGCTCTTCACCGACGCCTACGCGAACTGCGCCAACTGCGCCCCGACCCGCGCGGCGCTCATGTCCGGCATGTACGCCCCACGCACCGGCGTCTACACCGTCAACAGCTCGGAGCGTGGGCCCGCTGCACAGCGTGTGCTTGTCCCGACGCCCAACACCACGACGCTCGCCCCCGAGATCGTCACCCTCGCCGAGTCGCTGCGCGAAGCCGGCTACACCACCTGCCACGTCGGCAAGTGGCACCTGGGCGCGGGCAACACCGGGCCGCTCGCGCAGGGGTTTGACCTCAACATCGCCGGCAACCACCGCGGCCACCCGCCGTCCTACCACAGCCCCTACAACAACCCCGCGCTCGACGACGGCCCTGAAGGCGAGTACCTCACCGACCGCCTCACCGACGAAGCGATCGCGTTCATGCGCGACAACGCGCACGGCCCGTTCTTCCTCTACCTGCCGTACTACACCGTCCACACCCCGCTCCAGCCGCGCGAAGACCTGCTCGCCGAGGCGCAAAGCCGCGAACCCGGCGAGCTGCACAGCCACCCGCGCTACGCCGCGATGGTCGGCGCGCTCGACGAAAACGTCGGCCGACTCCTCCACGCCCTCGAACAACTCGGCCTCGACGACAACACCCTCGTCGTCTTCACCTCCGACAACGGCGGGATGAGCCCACAGACCGACATGGCCCCGCTGCGCGGCTCGAAGGGCATGGTCTACGAGGGCGGCGTCCGCGTCCCGCTGATCGTGTGCTGGCCCGGCGTGGTCGACCCCAGCTCGCGCTGCGACGAGCCCGTTATCACACTCGACTTCTACCCGACCCTCGTTGATGCCGCCCGCGGCACGATGCCCGACAGCCAGCCCGCCGACGGCGAATCGCTCCTCCCGCTCTTCCGTGACGCCCGCGCGACGCTCGGCCGCGAAGCGCTCTACTGGCACTTCCCCGCCTACCTCCACGGCTACCGCGGCATGCAGGAAGAAAGCCACCGCGCGAGCTGGCGCGCAACACCCTGCAGCGTCGTCCGGGCCGGCGACTGGAAACTCATCCGCGACTACGAAACCAACACCGACACGCTCTACCACCTCGACCGCGATCTCGGCGAAACCCAAGACCTCGCGCAGCGCCACCCCGACAAACGCGACGAACTCGCCGCGCTGCTCGACGCCTGGCTTGAGGAACTCGACGCCCCCATCCCCACCGAGCCTAACCCCGACTACCGCGGCGACTGA
- a CDS encoding acetyl-CoA C-acyltransferase, whose amino-acid sequence MTLHDAVILSARRTPIGRYLGGLAGVSAPELGAAAIKSALQHARVDAGDVDEVIMGNVITAGLGQAPARQAALKAGIPPTVAALTVNKVCGSGLKAAMLASQGVRLGDADVVVAGGQENMSRAPFLVEGVRQGIKFGDQKFIDAMLQDGLTCAFESCHMGLHAEHTANTDNISREDQDAFAAQSQQKAAAAQKAGAFANEIEPVDGGKRVGMIEADEGIRADTTAESLGNLRPAFTKDGSVTAGNASTLNDGAAAVVVSSASYAEGKGLRPMAKIIASATAGTEPKDLFIAPAFAVEQVCEKAGVQVSDIDLFELNEAFASQSLACMRRLNLDGDNVNVNGGAIALGHPIGGSGARCLVTLLHAMAARNAKLGCVSLCLGGGNAVAMIVERCE is encoded by the coding sequence ATGACCCTGCACGATGCCGTGATCTTGTCTGCCCGCCGCACACCAATCGGCCGTTACCTAGGCGGGCTCGCAGGTGTCTCGGCACCCGAGCTCGGCGCGGCGGCAATCAAGTCGGCGCTCCAACACGCGAGGGTCGATGCAGGCGACGTGGACGAAGTCATCATGGGCAACGTGATCACGGCCGGTCTGGGCCAGGCCCCTGCGCGGCAGGCGGCGCTGAAGGCGGGCATCCCCCCGACGGTTGCAGCGCTGACGGTGAACAAGGTCTGCGGGTCGGGGCTCAAGGCGGCGATGCTCGCGTCGCAGGGCGTGCGGCTAGGTGACGCAGACGTCGTCGTTGCGGGGGGGCAGGAGAATATGAGCCGTGCGCCGTTCCTCGTCGAGGGCGTACGCCAAGGCATCAAGTTCGGCGACCAGAAATTTATCGACGCGATGCTGCAGGACGGATTGACCTGCGCGTTCGAGAGTTGCCACATGGGCCTGCACGCCGAGCACACCGCCAACACCGACAACATCTCGCGCGAAGACCAGGACGCGTTCGCCGCACAGTCGCAGCAGAAAGCCGCAGCAGCGCAGAAAGCCGGCGCATTCGCCAACGAGATCGAGCCCGTCGACGGCGGCAAGCGCGTCGGCATGATTGAAGCCGACGAAGGCATCCGCGCCGACACCACCGCCGAGTCACTGGGCAACCTGCGCCCCGCGTTTACCAAGGACGGCTCGGTCACGGCGGGCAACGCATCGACATTGAACGACGGCGCGGCCGCGGTCGTCGTCAGCTCGGCAAGCTACGCCGAGGGCAAAGGGCTCAGGCCGATGGCGAAAATCATCGCCAGCGCCACGGCCGGGACCGAGCCCAAAGACCTCTTCATCGCCCCGGCATTCGCGGTGGAGCAGGTTTGCGAGAAAGCAGGCGTCCAGGTCAGCGATATCGACCTGTTCGAGCTCAACGAGGCGTTCGCGTCGCAGTCGCTGGCGTGCATGCGCCGGCTCAACCTCGACGGCGACAACGTCAACGTCAACGGCGGGGCGATCGCGCTGGGCCACCCCATCGGCGGCAGCGGGGCGCGATGCCTGGTGACCCTGCTCCACGCGATGGCCGCCCGCAACGCCAAGCTCGGCTGCGTGTCCCTGTGCCTGGGCGGCGGGAACGCCGTCGCGATGATCGTCGAACGGTGCGAATAG
- a CDS encoding STM4011 family radical SAM protein, with amino-acid sequence MTLSILYRGELSGCNYGCPYCPFAKRVDRPEHLTKDRAQVERFVDWAQRQADRQLGVFFTPWGEALVRPWYQEALARLSRMPHVVSAAIQTNLSCTLRWLERCDLSALGLWCTYHPGEVSRDTFLKQCRALDAAGARYSVGVVGLREHFDEVRALRAGLEDSVYLWVNAYKREPGYYSDADVDLLAEIDPLFELNNRYYPTRGRACHAGHSAVSVDGEGTVRRCHFIKAPIANIYERGWAKALESRGCTNNQCGCHIGYVHLEALELDTVYGQGLLDRIPERPLSRGETRDRIERFYAGNRGAPVGVSLTLQGEVIAPQ; translated from the coding sequence ATGACGCTGTCGATCCTCTACCGCGGCGAGCTGTCGGGCTGCAACTACGGCTGCCCGTACTGCCCGTTCGCCAAGCGCGTCGATCGGCCCGAGCACCTGACGAAAGACCGGGCGCAGGTCGAGCGGTTTGTCGATTGGGCCCAGCGACAGGCGGATCGGCAACTGGGTGTGTTCTTTACGCCGTGGGGCGAGGCGCTGGTTCGGCCGTGGTATCAGGAGGCGTTGGCGCGCCTGAGCCGGATGCCGCATGTTGTGTCGGCGGCGATTCAGACCAACCTGTCGTGTACGCTGCGCTGGCTCGAGCGGTGCGACCTCTCGGCGCTCGGGCTGTGGTGTACCTACCACCCCGGCGAGGTCAGCCGTGACACATTTCTTAAGCAGTGCCGAGCGTTGGACGCGGCCGGGGCACGCTACAGCGTCGGCGTGGTGGGTTTGCGTGAACACTTCGACGAGGTCCGCGCACTGCGTGCGGGGCTTGAGGATTCGGTGTACCTCTGGGTGAACGCTTACAAGCGTGAGCCGGGCTACTACAGCGATGCGGATGTCGATCTACTCGCAGAGATCGATCCGTTGTTTGAGTTGAACAACCGCTACTACCCGACGCGTGGCCGGGCGTGTCACGCGGGTCACTCGGCGGTGTCGGTGGATGGCGAGGGTACGGTTCGCCGGTGCCACTTCATCAAAGCGCCGATTGCGAACATCTATGAACGCGGCTGGGCGAAGGCGCTTGAGTCGCGCGGGTGTACGAACAATCAATGCGGGTGCCACATCGGCTACGTCCACCTTGAGGCGCTGGAGCTGGACACGGTATACGGCCAGGGGCTGCTCGACCGCATCCCCGAGCGCCCCCTGTCGCGCGGGGAAACACGCGACCGCATCGAGCGCTTCTATGCGGGCAATCGCGGCGCGCCTGTTGGCGTATCGCTAACGCTGCAGGGCGAAGTGATTGCACCGCAATAG
- a CDS encoding MBL fold metallo-hydrolase → MPQHPTLQLGRYTVDVVAGGRMHIDGGNMFGVVPRSLWSRERTPDDQNRVECCCNCLLIRGEVDGKTRTVLVDTGNGGKWNDKMRSYTNMQPGNPILESLDAKGIAPEAIDTVILTHLHNDHAGGATRLAPGSEGKPVPAFPNARHFIQQREWDDATGRRPELAGMYFEDDFVPLDDAGGVDLVDGETEVLPGIKVVPTGGHTLGHQMVVIEGAEGDAWPRAVYACDLCPTASHLHTSWCLAYDQHLRETRRVKPGVLGELADHGGLLLFAHDPEHYAVTLARDERKHFVIKEEIR, encoded by the coding sequence ATGCCTCAACACCCCACACTCCAACTCGGCCGATACACCGTGGACGTCGTCGCGGGCGGCAGGATGCATATCGATGGCGGCAACATGTTCGGCGTCGTGCCCAGGTCCCTCTGGTCCCGCGAACGCACGCCCGACGACCAGAACCGCGTTGAATGCTGCTGCAACTGCCTGCTCATCCGCGGCGAGGTCGATGGCAAAACGCGCACCGTGCTCGTCGATACCGGCAACGGCGGGAAGTGGAACGACAAGATGCGGTCGTACACGAACATGCAGCCGGGCAACCCGATCCTTGAATCGCTCGACGCGAAGGGGATAGCGCCGGAAGCCATCGACACCGTGATCCTGACGCACCTGCACAACGACCACGCCGGCGGCGCGACGCGACTTGCTCCCGGAAGCGAGGGCAAGCCCGTGCCCGCCTTCCCGAATGCCAGGCATTTCATCCAACAGCGCGAGTGGGACGACGCGACCGGCCGGCGCCCCGAGCTGGCGGGTATGTACTTCGAGGACGACTTCGTGCCGCTGGACGACGCGGGCGGAGTGGATCTGGTGGATGGCGAGACGGAGGTGCTGCCGGGGATCAAGGTCGTCCCGACGGGCGGGCACACCCTGGGGCATCAGATGGTCGTGATTGAGGGCGCTGAGGGCGACGCCTGGCCGCGCGCTGTATATGCCTGTGATTTGTGCCCGACCGCGTCGCACCTGCACACGAGCTGGTGCCTCGCCTACGACCAGCACCTGCGCGAGACCCGGCGGGTGAAGCCGGGGGTGCTTGGGGAGCTCGCGGACCACGGCGGTTTACTGCTTTTCGCGCATGACCCCGAGCACTATGCGGTGACGCTGGCGC